From Watersipora subatra chromosome 2, tzWatSuba1.1, whole genome shotgun sequence, one genomic window encodes:
- the LOC137387113 gene encoding transcription intermediary factor 1-beta-like: MAKALEHSNMPVECGYCMMEGDQLVDPRTLPCQHIHCYPCLVAGFDTNRIVGCGKCKEVFDVTISRLPSAIRRDGDLHNCDVCVQKGKANELAVTYCCDCKKKICTKHVEPHEEFFPEHKELLKIEEYQQKARMYDVRKCTRHEDKPIAMGCSSCYKVLCVDCMDGSKECDEGMCHWMVHQSMSLKELIKLLKVKRDDLKVEAQVKDGELSVLLKDATKVLSDYERKTEKLIKQLHSIRDEQLSELRRKYDNLERELLENRNKSKEQLIEFMEREIGLRMTEINTLLLIQDARFRDAHQVDIAEGYATTANELKRFIDEDLPSFKLTNQKALSALAEAREIELKMVDAAAIPVSQLLPPTSLKFKNIVNNVGQCYTVCQYDGFTYVGGGGSTVYKIDESDSSVTSFSSIKGIQAITALCVCNDKLYILTHPGKVVVTDMNATQISSWVHPDECTYVNKLVVTGEKVVVPVRSNKRLTVYSLDGQVIKHIPCLQDGEWGTMALYAPDHESVVVSSHNTSKVFRVNIETGEVMWTSTAVTYPGGVACYTKKYILVTPLRSDPTEIHILHADTGHYIGKLVDTEKRGSSGMPDLYVTGDTLIVPRMNQKTVLYYQLLSE, from the exons atggCAAAAGCGCTAGAGCATTCAAATATGCCAGTAGAGTGTGGGTATTGCATGATGGAGGGTGACCAGTTGGTTGATCCACGGACACTACCATGTCAACATATTCACTGTTATCCATGCTTGGTGGCAGGCTTTGACACTAATAGGATAGTTGGGTGTGGAAAATGCAA agAGGTTTTTGATGTGACAATATCAAGACTTCCATCTGCCATAAGAAGAGACGGTGACCTACACAACTGTGATGTTTGTGTACAGAAAGGAAAAGCCAATGAACTGGCTGTAACCTATTGCTGTGACTGTAAAAAGAAGATTTGTACTAAACATGTGGAA CCTCATGAGGAGTTTTTTCCTGAGCACAAAGAACTTCTCAAAATAGAGGAATATCAACAGAAAGCAAGGATGTACGATGTAAGGAAATGCACAAGACACGAAGATAAACCAATCGCAATGGGGTGTTCTTCTTGCTATAAAGTTCTCTGTGTGGATTGTATGGATGGTTCcaaggaatgtgatgaaggtaTGTGTCATT GGATGGTTCATCAATCAATGTCTCTAAAGGAACTGATAAAACTGCTGAAAGTTAAAAGAGATGATTTGAAAGTTGAGGCTCAGGTTAAAGATGGGGAGTTGTCTGTTCTACTTAAGGATGCTACTAAAGTACTCTCAGACTATGAAAGGAAGACAGAGAAACTGATTAAACAGCTTCATAGCATTAGAGATGAACAG CTTTCAGAGTTACGTAGAAAATATGACAATCTGGAGAGAGAACTACTGGAGAACAGAAATAAGTCGAAAGAGCAGCTGATAGAATTTATGGAGAGAGAGATTGGACTCAGAATGACAGAGATAAACACACTATTGCTCATACAGGATGCCAGGTTCAGAGATGCTCATCAG GTTGACATAGCAGAAGGCTACGCTACTACAGCCAATGAACTCAAGAGGTTTATTGATGAAGATCTGCCTTCCTTTAAACTGACCAATCAGAAAGCTCTCTCTGCTCTAG CTGAAGCAAGAGAAATAGAGTTGAAGATGGTAGATGCTGCCGCTATACCTGTCAGCCAACTCCTTCCTCCGACATCCCTTAAGTTTAAGAATATAGTGAACAATGTAGGGCAGTGCTATACAGTCTGTCAATATGATGGATTCACATATGTAGGTGGTGGAGGGTCAACTGTGTATAAGATAGATGAGTCTGACAGTTCAGTTACTTCTTTTTCATCCATAAAAGGAATACAAGCCATCACAGCACTCTGTGTATGTAATGACAAATTGTATATCCTGACGCATCCAGGAAAGGTTGTTGTAACTGATATGAATGCTACACAAATCAGTAGCTGGGTTCATCCTGATGAGTGTACTTATGTTAACAAACTGGTTGTAACTGGAGAGAAAGTTGTAGTCCCTGTTAGGTCTAACAAACGTCTCACAGTCTATTCACTAGATGGACAGGTTATTAAACACATACCTTGTCTACAAGATGGTGAATGGGGAACAATGGCTCTCTACGCTCCTGACCATGAATCAGTTGTTGTATCTTCTCATAACACATCAAAAGTGTTCAGAGTGAATATAGAAACAGGGGAGGTGATGTGGACTTCTACTGCTGTGACTTAccctggtggagtagcctgtTATACAAAGAAGTATATATTGGTGACACCTCTACGCTCAGACCCTACAGAGATACACATACTACATGCTGATACTG GTCATTATATTGGTAAACTGGTGGATACAGAGAAGAGAGGTTCCTCTGGCATGCCCGATTTGTATGTAACAGGAGACACTCTTATAGTACCAAGAATGAATCAGAAAACAGTGTTGTATTATCAACTGTTGAGTGAGTGA